The Ipomoea triloba cultivar NCNSP0323 chromosome 4, ASM357664v1 DNA segment TCAACTCAAGTTTCTTGATGAGGGGAATGTATCTTGCTATAAGATCCAAGGCATTGTACATTGCTATCAGAACTATAGCATACCTGCAATTAGTATTTTGATATTGTACATTGCTGTCAGAAGAGTTGAATTTAAGATGCAATCAATTTTATCTATGAAGGTAGGATTTAGTGTTGGGCggagggccaagtccaacaattGGTGGCTAGAGATTGTTGGGCGTAGGGCGGTGAAAGGCCAAGTTTAACACTTTTTCTTTCGAAAAGGTGGcggtataaaaaaataaaatttcgcTTCACTACGAGCTATAGTGTGGTATCAGGTCATAGATTTGAGTCCCAAGAGTAAAAACTAGGGTATAACTCTTATATGGATTCAAAAGAGAATGAAGAAATACAATGATTACCATGAGCCAAGGTTGTGGGTTCCAGTATTTTCGTATAAAAATCCAGGGAAAATTGATAAGGTTAAAACATATATGAGGTTGAGGTCCAAAGCATAATCAATGTTTTTTATGAACAACTCCTTCTTGCTCAGCCTCCCCACCTGGTTATTTGCATCATCGCCCTGTGTacacaagaatatatatacattaaaaaaaaaactagctaTAAGTTTAAGGTTGTTgaataaaaaggaaatttttAGTTTCTGTACAATTTGAGTTGGCGTTGTGATGCCAGCTGCGGCTAAATCTGCTAAAACAGTTTTTAATCCCTCTGAAGCTGCCTTTGAGCGATAGTATTTGACGATTGGAAATTTGGGGAAGACGAATGCATAAAGAACAATACATAGGAATTCAATGAATGCGGAGATTGCCAAAAACAAGACTGCAAATTAAAGGCCAAAACTAAAATACTTTACAAAAGACTAATAATAGCTTAGTATGTTTTGGATTTGTAAAGTTGAAGAGAAGCACATACTAACTCCTTTCCTGAGACCATTACTGGAGTGCTCAAAAGCTGCTTTTGTCACTAATCTGAACACAGAAGTCAGTGCCCCTGAAGCAGCTAAACCAGCTAAGTATGACTGCATTTAAGTTGATAAAGATTAAAGCTCTTCGACTGTATGtgaaatgaaaaattttattgGGCGGAAGTGGtgaaaggccaagtccagcTCTAGGTGGTTAGTGGACTGTTGGGCAGAGAATTGAAGGGTCAAGTCTAATACCCTATCTCTCGAAAATGTGGGAATTGTTGGGCAGGGGCCTAAAGAGTCGAGTTCAACTCATTGCCTGCCCAAAATGTGAAGATTGTTTGGCAGAGCCTGAAGGGCTAATTCCAGTACTCTGCCTCTCGATAATGTGATGATGGATAAAAGTCTAGGCCCAAATAGCTAGGAGGGTTGTTGAACGGAGGCCTGAAAGGTCAAATTGAACACCCTACCTCTCAAAAATCTGGATGATTGTTAGGCAGAGGTTTGAAGGGGCAAGACCAGTGATGACTGATAAAAGCACTCTGGCTCtaaaaaaatgtacaaattcAATGAAGATTGAAATTGGAAACATACTTGCATGAATTCAGGACACATGAAAGACAGGTCTCCAACCATTCCACCTTGAACATTGGCATCTGCAACTCCAAAAGATGCAGCAACAACACAAATTCCTATGTAATTTCCGAGTCCACCCTTCCCTGATGTGCCTAAATCCAACTACCAACAATGGGAACCGAATCAGTTTGgataaattatttacaaaactgATATCGAGAGTAAAAAGAGCAAGCAAAATATACCAGTAGGAGCGCAGATGTGCCCAAGAAATATAGTATATATCCGACTAAGTTTCGTTTTCTTGTATTGAGCTTTTCTTCTTTGTATGCAAGAATTGCCATTGTTCCAATTGCAAATGGATGATAGACAAGGGTAAGCACCCTTGAAGGATGGTATTTCTTGAGGGTAAAACAAAGACAACAAACATAATTCTCAGCTCTCATTAAAAACCATAAAACATATTCAATACAATCATCTGAGACAAAGGATTCTCACAGGAAACAATTGATAATAGTAATCTCCTATTGTCAACATGGCATTCCAAGATAGAAGAGATCCAAGTCCAAGAATCCAACATGCTATTGTTGCACTCAGTTTCCCCTGAAATAAACAATTCTTTTCATTtcaccaagaaaaaaaaaacacattttcaacacaaggaaaaaagaaaaaaagaaaaatattatgacATAACCTCAAGCCTCATTGTGTTTCTGCTTGATTCATCAATGGCGATAGTCATGTCTGTTTATTTTCTCTGCTACAATAACACAAGCTAAGGAAAATGTAAGCCCCGGCCTCTAACGTTAAATCTTCTGCAGTGAATTAAAGATTCCGACAATCTTGATATTCGTTCTTTCCCTCTTTCAAGGTATGGCTTTTACTAATTACTTAAACTGGTCAACTGTGACAGTAATCTTCTcccaaattttattaattacttaaacTTTTCTTTTcccaaataaatttattaattaattaaactggTCAACTGCGAGAGTAATCTTATTCGTATTTCTAGTTTCATACTCCGTATATAGAAAAAATAGTATTCCATAAATTTTATCATTATCCTTCTCTTCcattaataaaattacaatCTATTACTAAAATTTTACTATATAGGGAACCATTGCATATATTGTTTTTCTAAAAACAAAAGATTTGCCTAATAGCATCCCCTTCCTAACGAAAGTAGGCGGAggtcaatagttataccatgggcCGGGATTCACCTGGTAAGGTTGATCAATCATattttacatattgaatgtttacaattcaaattgtgattcagtatgtaaattgtgaatattcttaatatataaattatgaattttaaatATGGGTCTATCTTACAAGGTGGATCCGGATCCACTAATTAATTTGAGGATGGAGGTCTACGAAGAAAacattatattgaaaaattatattttaaaggcAAAATAAATAACCAAAATTTAAAGACAATTGTGGACAGATTTTTCCTTTTTGGTGACAGCCTGTTTTTACTGCATGGAGTTGAAAATTGGTGCAGATATCTAGGAAAGAAATAAAGGCTTATGTAATGAGTACTTTTTTACGTAAACCAAAAATGGTAATTATATCCGTAATgtgatttttttgtattttggagATTATAAATTACCGGAGtaaaatatttgtataaatttaaTGTACAATGAAATctgattaaaataatttaataaataaataaccaaaATATGATGATATGAAAACCCATAATTATCatttatagaaataaatgaatttcttcatttttttttgaaataaaagaaTTTCTAGTTACCCAAAAGCGgtcagaatatatatatatatatatatatatatatatatatatatatatatatgtgtgtgtgtgtgtgtgtgtgtgtgtgtacacacacgCTAGTATTTTCACATGTGCGATACACggaatagatttgttataatatagtaaaaatatttggatcgatatataattatataaattataacatcaaatattatatagtgtaattgaagatatgttttggatcaattatgttttatgatattatccttgtttgaattcaagcaaataattgctgaattaatagctaatgtgtagatgtacgcatgcggtgctggaactttagtgattttatatatcattgtttaggatttttataaattgagcaaatatgctcgttccctactcagttataggaatcaattgttattctaattcatatgtatgaaagatatatttttgtgtagatatatagtaattttttcatcttggaaaaaaaacataatatcagtAGTTGTATTtccacattattgaaaacctctttgtagacgacattggtagtagcaatataatcttgtccatcatcgtctagaactaacactttcaggctatcaggatATGTGACTCGAAAGAAAGCCACGTACATGGGTAAAAATTCAGATTTTGGGTCAAAAGTTGGATCAAGTGTAAAatgaacttttaatatattagaagtatattgtattttatgttagtgatccatcttacaaggtggaccatggtccatgcaataatgttTGCAAGTTGGTTGATTGGAGCTACTCTAATCTTATGCTtatgttataatataatttactaaatatataaaaaaaaagtatttgatGCATCGCCTTTTTATAGATGTGCAAGTTATACAATGGACTATGGTATACcttgtatagttgtattttggatcttggtccaaaaataaTCTCTAAAATTCTGTACCTGCGTTTCTAtacttgtaaacaaattgaaggcacataacatagtaattataaatatataaaatgataactacaaacacataaattattttgtccaaatacataataatatgttaattacagatATATAATATGTGAACGTGGGAGACAAGCTTGAACAGCCAATTGTGACTATGGCGGATGGCAAGACGTACAGGTAGGTTTAGGGTGTGTAATGTGGGGATGAGGACGTTGGTAAACTTCTGCTTCCAAAGATTGAGCCCCAGGGATAATGCTAGTAACAACAatgcatttttaaattaatggtTGAGAGCCACATCAGAAGGGAAAATATGAGAAGAGAAATTTAAGAgagataaaaaatatttttcattttttatttggtaATTTAATAATTCGATTTATGCTTTtgtttagagtttttttttttttttttttttgtcagttGGTGCTAATTTTCTGGTGCATTGGTTGCAGTTGATGCAAGTTCTCTAATTGCTATTAATGACAATTCTAATTTTTAAGTAGGGATGGGGTATGGAGCATGGAATAAATCAAGTtatattctataaaaaaaaaaattatattcaagaATTAGGCATATTATTTGTACATGTCAAACAATAAACTTTAATTAAGTTAGACAATCCTatctaaattaatcaaattattaacttgaaaaattacaatatattccaaGTGCAATAGTACCCGGTGAGAACATACAAATAATAAACTTATAATGAACCTACCATCAAGGGAAGTTGGGATAGATCGACTTTGCACCTCCATTGATGACTCAAGTCCAATTGATTGGGAATCATGATGGCTTTCCCAACCACCCTAGGATAGACAAAACTTAGAACCAAAAGatggaaaagaaaaactaaCCCAGAGAAAAagataattcaaaataattagAATAAAAGCCAAAGCATTCAACACAAAAGCTCACAAAGAAAAGCTGAATTCAAGGATATTTCCATGCATGCAAATAACAAACCgaagaaaagaaaactaataCACCGAGAGCTTGAAATCCTTCTTCCAATTCAGAAATCTCATTTCtctctaaaaaaataataataatagaactaAAGCACATCCAAAACACATCCACTTGATCTTACAAAATAAAGACCAAGACAACCAGATTTCATAATTTCAGATTTTATGCAATTAATGGAAAAcgtatatatgaaaataatatagAGATAACTAAAATAACAGAGTGATCTGATGCAAAGAAATAGATTTGAAGTCAGTAATATTTACTAATcgagtaaattaccaaaatggtccctcgactatatcGATTTCATCAATTTGGTCCTACTTATTTTGACTTGGCTAATTCCATCCTTcgactatcaaaattttaaccgtTTTAGTCCTCCGGTCACCAAAGAGAGAAGATGGCGAAGGGAGATAGATTTGATGGAGAATGGAAGAAATTTGAGAGAATGAAAGAAGTAGAGAGCAAGAACAAAGAAAGGGTTGCCGTGAATCGACTTAATTTTTTGCTGCAAAGAAATTTGAGGGTATGAAAAATCCTAACTATCTGTGTCCCAAGCTATTAATATAGGATGCAGATTATATTTAGCGGAGACATGGAATTGCATCCATCCGCCGTGTCGTCACCGTCGAGAAGCATGGAAAGCGCCatctttgtttattatttgagaAGGCCAAAAGAGACAAACTTGTAGTCTCGTAAATCATATTGATCCAAAGCAACAAAAACTCACTAATTAAATAAACCATAAAAATCGAAAAACAACCAAAATCCAAGCATTATCGGAGGAAAGCCAGTCGGTGCTAAGTGAAGTTCCAATAATATCCCTCAAAATAAGCCGTCTAAGTGACCGGAGGACTAAAacggttaaaattttgatagtcgAAGGATGGAATTAGCCAAGTCAAAATGAGTAGGACCAAATTGGAGAAATcgacatagtcgagggaccattttggtaatttgctCTTTACTAATCAATTGATACAAATGGAAAGTACAAAATGGTGCAGTGCAGCCAATTAAGTACATATGGAGATTGATCATATATATCCTACTAAAATTTGATGGAATTTTATTCTAATTATTAGGCATTGAACTTGCTGAACAAGAACCTTAGATTCTCAAAGTCCCAACACATGGAGATGGTCTCACCCTCATGCAAACTCCTCCTTTTCAGAGTAAGTGTAAACGATGAAATATATGTCTTAATTTTAGGAAACTATGAGctgagaaatatatatatatatatatatataatattggaGGAATACAATAACCTAATTCCAATGCCGGTGGGATTAGGAAACGAGTTAGCGgttaatgatatatattttcccGCTCCCATCTGGACTAGGAAATTAGCGGTGGGATTAGGAGCGCTTAATTTTGCCGTTAGGCTTAAAGTTGCCGACTTGGCGCTAAGTTGTCAACTTATTTATAGTAGGAAGTAGGGTTAGTTTCCTAATTATATTCTGTCTCTGCTTTGCGCGCTCTTCTCTCCTTCAATTCGCAAGAAACATAATCGGCATTAATGGCTCCGGCAATAACGAACATGAGCGGCGCCCCTTTGCCATACCCAAGTCACGGAAGATTGCGGATTCGGACGATTACAAGAGTTAGGATGCCACGTTCTTCGGTAGCTTTGGGCGACAACTGCTTCGAAATCCACTTTTCCACTTGACTTCTCTGGGGACTgctttttccttcttcttggGCAGACTCGCTGGACTGAGCGCTGATATAGTTTTTCCTATAGCGGCGTTTGCATTCGACCTAGTTCGCAGCAGAAACTGGTTTTATGGGGTGTCTTTGTCGGTCGACCTCCAAACTGTTTACCTGTTGGAAGAACCTGATTTCTTGGATGGTgaaatgattttgaatgacGACACAGCTGCTGCCCGTGAACAACCTTTTGCCTCTACTGGCCATGGAATGTCGCAACAGGAAATCTCATGTTGAAGACGGAACTGCTTAGTGATGATGAAGACGAAGATGGCGAATGTTGCAGCATTTGTCTGGAAGGATTTATGAGAGGGATGGTGATCACAAAATGCCGCCACCCTGTTCCCATAGGTTTCACAATGCTTGCATTGCCCAATGGCTGCACAAAAACCCAACATGTCCAATTTGTCGCCGCACATGTACACTCATTGTTTCATAAATGTAAATCATAACCCACCCCCTCCACGGTGACACCATTTTCATGTGTTGAGACTTTCAGAATCTAAGGTTCTTGTTCCGCAAGTTCAATGGCCGCCCAATCTTAGAATGAAATTCTAATTAACTAATTCCATCAAATTTTGCTAGGATACATGCATCTCCATATGTACTAATCTGCAGGATTTTGTACTTTTCCATTTGTATCAATTGATtagtaaatacggagtatataatattattgactTCAAATCTATTTTGCATCAGATCACTTAATACAGTTATAGCTCTCTATATTGTTTTCATATATACCCGTTCCATTAATTGCGAAGGGATGAGTTTCTGAAAGCCATTTTGATTCCCATTCAATTGGATTGGAGTCAATGGAGGTGCAAAGTGGattggtgttgttgttgttgtggtggtggtgtggtggtggtgtcaTACGGTGGCGgaaagcaattttttttttaaaattacttttGTTTCATGTTACAATAGTGACGgattattgattaattatttacgaaattgtcactataaattttcttttaagaaTACACTATTGTTCTGGTAAGAATGATAGCTAAATGTCAATCTCTATGTTCTTTTTTTACTAGTGGAGTCAGATTAAGAATACCTGGCTTTtcttttgttaaatttctttttgGTCTTAAGATATGttcctataataataatttgataagtTTA contains these protein-coding regions:
- the LOC116017648 gene encoding equilibrative nucleotide transporter 3-like produces the protein MEVQSRSIPTSLDGRFIITCWILGLGSLLSWNAMLTIGDYYYQLFPKYHPSRVLTLVYHPFAIGTMAILAYKEEKLNTRKRNLVGYILYFLGTSALLLLDLGTSGKGGLGNYIGICVVAASFGVADANVQGGMVGDLSFMCPEFMQSYLAGLAASGALTSVFRLVTKAAFEHSSNGLRKGVILFLAISAFIEFLCIVLYAFVFPKFPIVKYYRSKAASEGLKTVLADLAAAGITTPTQIGDDANNQVGRLSKKELFIKNIDYALDLNLIYVLTLSIFPGFLYENTGTHNLGSWYAIVLIAMYNALDLIARYIPLIKKLELKSRKGLMVAILSRFLLIPCFYFTAKYGNQGWMIMLVSFLGLTNGYLTVCVLTTAPKGYNGPEANALGNILMLCLLIGMCFGVALGWLWLIGNSDF